The sequence tttaaaataccatctgcaagctgatgctgacagccccgctgatgctgcccgcttgtggcagaccacacttccacgcccaccggcaggcaccgactggccatcgggaggaccgggagggtgtgtgtgtgtgtggcccgagcgagagagagagagaccttacgtgcattgttgttgttgttagcatctggtgctagctagctgcgctaacggatataaggagttgtttaaatgaaaacagaggagcgacatttcgccacaactgcgccgagcacttgacttgatgcaggaagcagacagcgggacattgtaggaaaagtcagcacactcagcacggatagtgcaacatgattgcagcgtccaggcagctcccgttcgagcatatgccttgagttgcacatagctccaacgatccatcacacacacacacacacacacacacacacacacacacacacacacacacacacacacacacacacacacacacacacacacacacacacacacacacacacacacacacacacacacacacacacacacacacacacacacacacacacacacacacacacacacacacacacacacacacacacacacacacacacactaacacacacacacacacacaccccatttgtattgtatgagaggttccaggttgaattgaggcgaatatttgtaatgttcagaggtcgttgtgtttaatattcatgagaatatttgtcattgttcaaatgataataaatattcgcataaagcatatttgtccactcatacgttgagaagagtattaaaaacttgaaaaatattcctctaaggtccATTTATAACAGataaaaaaatgtgcgattaatttgcgattaatcgcgattaaatattttaatcgactgacagccctagttaaaatatgtgcatatttaatgagataatgggccatttgcatatttaaacatgctatttcagaaaacttgtaatacaaaagacaattgccttattgtaagtaattaactggagaaatgtctagctgatacctttaagttaaaaaaagtaccctattcacctggggtgtctcgccttaagttatagtgcaatgtttgcactaacaccatatttatataaaaataaaggcaatgaacagttacatctctactttacataagggtgtctgcacaatctcacattacagcaacaaaatcctgcggtttttggcaaaccgagtaggggagagtggggtaagttgagccatgttttagttatgctgtcctctaagcaaggacaaatgacacatagtaaaaatgaaaacacacacctataattcaggatgtctcctatcaatggcaatgataagaattcatatttgatcaagggcagtgaaaatattacttcttaaaaaaaaaaagttttgtggcTCAACTTGCCCCAGTGTAGGGGTAAGTTGATCCAGGTCAGGGGGTAAGTTGAACCACGGTTCAAACTTGGGCATATctgttcaaacctgggcatacctacGACACATCCTAAAGGTAActataaacaataaataacaaaccaaataccagcttcgtttttcaaatatttttaatataaatttcgattgaattgattgatttttttttaacatgttaaaaggaaaagtaatcatacaaatggtgatacaatttcatacaacttaccaatcaaacacagggtaaattcaactttaaatgtagcctacaatgagctcttattatcaacttggcctactttcattcatttctccatTGAACCAcactggctcaacttaccccaaggcccatggttcactttaccccatAGCCACCATTTCAGAAAAAATAGCCTAGCATTAAAATTCAGAGTCATATTTGACTTAATGATTCACATGGTTTAATACACTGCTAACACATCAACATATACAATATAAGTGTTTAAAcctggatactttttttttgacatgacagccgatatagctgacatctagaaaatctactttgacaagcaaaaaacgtttttttctaaaaatgtttACTTACCAGAACACAATGAGGATCTCTCTTTCACAGGCAAGGAGAAATGGGAGGAGCTTGCACAATTTCTGGTCACGTGATTACAACTATAAGGCGTTGCTTGGTTACAGGGGGTGGTTCAACTTACCcactggctcaacttacccctCTCTCCcctaccagaaaatatacatttaaaaaaaaaaacttgtcattgttaggggggccacaggggggtcagaggtcagtgttaggggggcactggccccccctagaaccgcccctgggggtaggtaagtttgagaaaccggctcgagatcgctagaatttgaaaatacacgaccgccgtacagagcccctcctccaacacacaagaacgcgcacatgaccaatgagggcacgagataagtttgttccccgatggaaggctgacaggcaggtaggccatccaatccgtttagccgggccggctgttgtactttttacagtattacggcttctacagattaaTTTttatatggattttttgtcaaagcacttaatgtATTCatcgctatcgggatgttaagagcattccatggaatataacaaaaagtgtatctcgagccggtttctgaaacttacctaccccacctttaactgtatcaaggtatgatgatattgcatctgtttgtttgttcctctctattgttgtactgctcttcctatttattgttgtactgctatgtatttattattgtattgatgttgtctgctgtactctatttaatcatgtttttattttctagtcTTGTTGTGGTCATTTAACATCTTGCCAAGGACAACAGTTGAAAATTAGCCTGCTTGCTAACTCTGGCTCATTTACAGCAATGTGGATTAATGtgtcctttaaataaataaacaaacaaacaaacaaacaaacaaactgatCATTTAAATATTCAATAAACTCAATAACACATTTGAGGAAAATTAAAGCTACAGTTAGAAGTTATTTTGGAGAACAAAATAAGGTCACGTGAATATCTTTAAAACAAAGTCTCCAGCTTCTATTGTTGTGGCCACACATTGAACTTATAAATAACGTGAGTTCTCACCGGGACCAGCCGATGTTCACGTTGTCCCCGGAGACCACGCAGGGCAGCAGAGccgtgctgccttcagggacctggATGTTGTTCGGAGCCGTGGTGATCTTCAGGTCTGCTGGACAGAAAACACCACGAAGAAATCAAATACACGTTTTTCTGATGGTTGTTTTCCCCCGACCCGGAGACCGTGTTCACGAGACGCTGTACTGCCCTCTGCTGGGGGGGAGCTATAACAACAATACACACCTGAGCATCGGAGATAATATCATCTGAATTTAGTTTAAGTAGGTTTTCACAAACAAGGAATTTTCTTTGGTGCAtaaaacaaatataataaagaaaatagaaaagaaCACATATAAAAAATTAAAGCGTTTTGAGTTTAATGGAGGTCACAAAGACTTGTATTACTAATCCTCTGCATGTTAAACCTGATGGTGTGTGATGGTGTCTGATGGTGTGTGATGGTGTCTGTGTGATGGTGTCTGATGGTGTGTGATGGTGTCTGTGTGATGGTGTCTGTGTGATGGTGTCTGTGTGATGGTGTCTATGTGATGGTGTGTGATGGTGCCTGGTGGTGTGTGATGTTCTCACCTTGCACCTTCAGCTGCAGCGTCCTCTGCTCCAGCTGGTGCTCAGAGGAGGCGGTGCAGGTGTAGAGCGCTGAGTCGGCAGCCTGCAGAGAGACGATGCTCAGGGAGCCGTCCGAGTGCTGGGTCGACCTGAgacacaggaagtgacatcaCTTATTTACCGTCggctagttttacactgtacagATAGTCCTGATGCCGAGTAcctataaatacaaatatataacaaataaatacatagaTATACAGTACCAAAGCAACTTGGTATAACTTTATACAACGATCTGATCTGGCACAAAAGGATCGATCACTGAACGGACGATGTGCAAACTGAAACCTTGCCTCGTGTTGAACGGTGCGATATAAATCAACTCGCCTAAAGGAAGATATTAAAACGGAGTGAAATACCCTCTCCATAATGTATGAGGAATATGAACATAGGATTGATACGGAGTTGCCCTCTCAGTGTTGGCCTGGTATCTGTTTCTGTGCGTCCCTAACAGGATTTATTTATCAGTGCTGCTGACCGGGGGTCGCTGAGCGTCTGCCCGTCTTTGGTCCACTGGATGCTGACGGCCTGCAGGGCGGAGGGGGGGGCGATGGTGCAGGAGAGCCGGGCCGTCTGTCCTGAACGCATCTCCAGCCGAGAGGAGCCCGAGCGGTCGATGCTGAACCTGAGGGGAACAGTGAAATATAACTCAATCAGAGGCCGTTTTAATATTCAGAACCTCCCAGACTTTACATATTATTTCATTTGGGCTCATTAGGCGGTGATGGCTCCTCTGTATGTTGTTTCCAATGTTTAAAAAGCATTGTTGTGTACGAGAAGAAACAGATGTTATTCTCACCGAGGGACAGGACCATCTCTGGGCATCAAGATAGGAACCAGCGAAGAACccactgtgacacacacacacacacacacacacacacacacacacacacacacacacacacacacacacacacacacacacacacacacacacacacacacacacacacacacacacacacacacacacacacacacacacacacacacacacacacacacacacacacacacacacacacacacatgtagtcATGCGGACAGATTGGGGTTAAAGTCGGTCAGAGGGACGTCTTCACCGAGTCCGGCCTCAATCACCCGATCAAACACCGGGTCAGAGGTTCTGCTCAGACGCTCTCATATCATGAAACGTGAAGTACTGGACTTTTAACACTGTTtttaatgtgtggaaataaataaaaatgaatatttgTTAACAAAAACCAAGTTTCTGCTTCCTtagcatgttttctttcagacgTGTGAAACATCCACATATCTGACTAACTGTGTGTCTGCAGATTTCTAATGAAaccaccaaaagttagcatgaCATAGCGCCTCAATTGCATATTTAAATATCATATTTCTGAAAACTTGTAATGTAAAAAGTATTTGTGTTGATGTCAGTCATGAAGTGGGGAAGTTTCATGATGATATCTGTCGGTTACGTGTTTCACCCTGTTCACCTGTGACAGgtttctctcctcctctctcagcAGAACCCTCCCTTCAGCTGCTCGTACACAAACCACTcatccctctgtgtgtgtgtgtgtgtgtgtgtgtgtgtgtgtgtgtgtgtgtgtgtgtgtgtgtgaggagtgtGTCTGTGTTACCTGAGACGGACAGGTGGATGTAGCGGTGGTCTCTCTCCTGCTCTCGAGTCGCCACACACAGAAACCATCCAGAGTCCAGCTGAGAGAGAGGGCCGACCAGCAGGGAGCCGTTGGGCTGCTGGTGGTGCCTGGAGAACACAAAGGAGTgggtgagggtgtgtgtgtgtgtgtgtgtgtgtgtgtgtgtgtgtgtgtgtgagtgagtgagtgagtgagtgagtgagtgagtgagtgagtgagtgagtgagtgagtgagtgtgtgtgtgtgtgtgtgtgtgtgtgtgtgcgtgtgggtgagggtgtgtgtgtgtgtctgtgcgtgtgtgtgtgtgtgtgtgtgtgtgtgtgtgtgtgtgtgtgtgtgcgtgcgtgtctgtgtgtctctgtgtgtgtgtgtgtctgtttgtgtgtctgtttgtgtgtctgtgtgtgtgtgtgtgtgtctgtgtgtgtgtgtctgtgtgtgtgtgtgtgtctgtgtgtgtgtgtgtgtgtgtgtgtgtgtgtctgtgtgtgtgtgtgtgtgtgtgtctgtgtgtgtgtgtgtgtgtgtgtgtctgtgtgtgtgtctgtgcgtgtctgtgtgtgtgtctgtgcgtgtctgtgtgtgtgtctgtgcgtgtctgtgtgtgtgtgtgtctgtgtgtgtgtgtgtgtctgtgtgtgtctgtgcgtgtgcgtgtgtgtgtgtgtctgtgtctgtgtgtgtgtgtgtgtgtgtgtgtgtgtgtgtctgtgtgtgtgtgcgtgtgtgtatgtgcgtgtgtctgtgtgtgtgtgtgtgtatatatcttATTTGTTATTCTAAATGTTACTTTAACTGTGGTAACTTGTGGAAGTACAGTCTTACCTTCTCAAAGTTTACGTTGTTTGATCATCCTCAAAGTaggagcttgtgtgtgtgtgtgtgtgtgtgtgtgtgtgtgtgtgtgtgtgtgtgtgtgtgtgtgtgtgtgtgtgtgtgtgtgtgtgtgtgtgtgtgtttctaacCTGCGTGTGGACAGGGGCCGTCCGTCTCGTCTCCAATCCACCTTCACAGTGGAGGATGGGGGGGGGCTGACTCTACATGGCAGCACCACGGTCTGTCCCACCACCGCCTCCACCGAGGAGGGGTCCGTCTGATCGATGCTCACCCCCCCCAGAGTCAGgctgaggagagagaggagggaacaAGGAcaggaggaaggaaggaaggaaaggaCAGAGGATGTGGGTAAAGGAAGAGTCACTTTATGCTCCGCTGTTGGTTCCTCTCTCACCAAAGCAAACAAAGGACGCCCACAACCGGCTGCAGGTCACCAGAGAGGGACAGGGACGGATCTGGGACACGGGCAACATGGAAAGAGACAACACGATGAGCCCCTCCCCCACAACGAGCAGCGGCGACGAGACCGAACAATAATCACCAAGCAAAAGAATTTCTAATTTGATATTTTACGAGAACATTCGGTCCACTTATAATCATACAACTACCCAAGTACTGGAAATGTAGTACTGGAAGTTATCCTCTCATGAATGATGTGCATACATGCCTATCTTAACTTAGGTCTTCTACTAATTAATATAACCATTGAATTATATAAAACTAACTGCTTTTTGTTTATTCATAGCACCAGTGCTAAAAGCTGGAGAGAGTATGAGAGAAAGACTTATCCATCCAGTTGAACAGAGATAATATTTCACTGAAGTACAGCGAAAAagctttaatttttttatttacctACCTCTTCTTTCTGTGGGTATGCCAAGTAGTATATTGTATGATACTGATAACCCATGCCATCGATAATTTTAAAcatgtttcttttcttttcaggaTGTGGTACCGCTCGCTGCTCCTTCTGCTACACCTAAGCCGATCAAGCCGATCGATCTCGAGGAGTGCATCCTATGCCAGAAGAAGAACCGATCTGAGTACCTCTCTAGTGGTGAAATCGTTTGGTTATATTGTTTCGCTTGCCAAACAAACAGAGTAATGACACTCGAGCTGCTAGGGTTCTTCGACTGACCGTGCAAGAGCAGGGTATCATGAAATACCACACCTCATCTTGCTACAGAAGTTTTCAAAGGGATATGGCTAAGACTGACAGCATAACCCAACCACTAGAACAATCAGAACCATCTCAGAAGGGGCCTATTAATGATACATCTGAGCGACACAGCAAGCGATGTAAGTCCAGTGTAACTACAAATGTCTGTATCTTTTGTGGTTCGGATTGCAAGACATTTAAACGGAAGAAAATACACACATTGTTCAGAATCGGTGAAAGGCCCATGGCCCAAACACTACTAAATGCGGCCATGTTGTTTAAGGACCATGGCTACACTGAAACAGCGGCAATGTGTAAGCTGGATGATGTTTTTGCGGCTGATATCCGATATCACGACCAATGCTGTAAAGTCTATTTCAATAAATATCATGCTAACATTGAGGACATGGAGGAGTCGGTAACAGCCGGAGACAACTCCTTCAAGGCTAGATTTTTAGCCCTTGGGATTGACTTTAGTAGGTCagcaccagagatggggtcgttactaaaaaaaagtaatatataacatattacatattactttaaaaaaaagtaatatattacactacttcgttactatctacataaagtaattcgttactttactcgttactttagtcgcagggccggcccgcccctccctgcaggcagatcacgcagactgctaaagtgttaaatgttctctttagttcagtttccattgtcgcataagactgatccagatcctgaatgttttcctatctga is a genomic window of Pseudochaenichthys georgianus unplaced genomic scaffold, fPseGeo1.2 scaffold_740_arrow_ctg1, whole genome shotgun sequence containing:
- the LOC117444138 gene encoding papilin-like, which codes for MPRDGPVPRFSIDRSGSSRLEMRSGQTARLSCTIAPPSALQAVSIQWTKDGQTLSDPRSTQHSDGSLSIVSLQAADSALYTCTASSEHQLEQRTLQLKVQADLKITTAPNNIQVPEGSTALLPCVVSGDNVNIGWSRNGVPVRPDGRLVLKSPDGSLILNSVTPADEGTYTCNAYTGIYSVSATAEVKVTKHTQQDEDVPPECVDQPDLANCDLIVYARLCSNSYYSSFCCASCTRLSLRKRRGERLW